From the genome of Candidatus Bathyarchaeota archaeon, one region includes:
- a CDS encoding YbfB/YjiJ family MFS transporter, with product MGKVEETPHVYLIILSGHLAVLGSLGFARFGYSMILPSMKEGLGLSYTQMGLMASGNFSGYMVFAILGGLLASKYGARVVMTISLTLVGASMLLTGLAKNFLQALILRCLAGVGSGGANISAMTLPASWVSTRRRGSASGLIASGSGVGLLGTGFIVPRLNEMFGGWGWRLSWMLLGASTLIFALICSLIMRGKSEVSRRDGTSGWREVGMDTMLWKVGLTYLMFGLSYVIYITFFSAYLVKEVGLAEQYAGELWALVGSLSLFSGPLWGHISDKIGRGYTLRL from the coding sequence ATGGGTAAGGTTGAAGAGACGCCTCATGTTTACTTAATAATTCTTTCTGGGCATTTAGCTGTTCTTGGAAGTTTAGGATTTGCTCGATTCGGATATTCGATGATTCTGCCTTCGATGAAGGAAGGTCTTGGGCTGTCTTACACTCAGATGGGTCTGATGGCGTCGGGGAACTTCTCTGGATATATGGTGTTCGCAATTTTGGGGGGTTTACTGGCGTCAAAATATGGAGCAAGAGTCGTGATGACCATATCTTTAACGCTAGTTGGAGCATCGATGCTCTTGACTGGATTAGCTAAGAATTTTCTTCAGGCTCTTATCTTGAGATGTCTTGCTGGGGTTGGGTCTGGTGGAGCCAACATTTCAGCGATGACTTTACCAGCATCATGGGTTTCGACTAGAAGGAGAGGCTCGGCATCGGGCCTGATCGCTTCCGGTAGTGGAGTTGGTTTGTTAGGGACGGGGTTCATTGTGCCTAGGTTGAATGAGATGTTTGGAGGTTGGGGGTGGAGATTATCTTGGATGTTGTTGGGGGCATCGACCTTGATCTTCGCCCTGATATGCAGCCTCATCATGAGGGGTAAATCTGAGGTTTCGAGGCGTGACGGAACCTCAGGCTGGAGAGAGGTTGGTATGGACACCATGTTGTGGAAGGTCGGCCTAACCTACCTCATGTTCGGCCTATCCTACGTGATATACATAACATTCTTCAGCGCGTACTTGGTGAAGGAGGTTGGATTAGCCGAGCAGTATGCTGGTGAACTCTGGGCTCTTGTAGGTTCACTGAGCCTATTCAGTGGGCCCTTATGGGGGCATATCTCAGACAAGATCGGTAGGGGTTACACCCTACGCCT